The sequence below is a genomic window from Silene latifolia isolate original U9 population chromosome 7, ASM4854445v1, whole genome shotgun sequence.
aacgaatacacgatcaaccacaaggttgagtaggataactaaacaaCAATTAAGTAAATATTATAAAACCTGCAACAAAAAAAAGACAAGAACCAAATTACGCGCCTCAGGTCGTGATACACGTCACGCCAAAGCCACAAACATCATCACATCACAAACACCGCTCAGGTCCACGACTCCAACACTACCGTGTCTGGCCGACCATAATCGCACAGGTCCACACTACGGCAAATAAGTCCTTCAATGAcggtcagataatgcaattaccgtttttaaatagaaacacggaaccgttattgcaacgacggttgttaaatatataccacggttgtacaaacATGATCGTTATCAGAACttaagaaccgttataaaactgttgttaaatatgttaTGGCAACGGttatacttttaagaaaccgttagttattaaatcttaataacggtttcaaatccgttgtAGTTTACTATTGccaacggtttagtggttccaaaaccgttgttaaatattatatatgataacggttcatttcgttatttattttattgaatgtcaaaatttaacaacggctttattgcatgcaaaaccgttgttatatttgtctatttgacaacggttctgtttaaataaaccgttgtaaaagttttgaattcgacaacggttatcgttcgctatcttatatttttggcggtttgaatgagagggaaaatatgtcaatggttatttatctaaataaaaccgttgtcaaataattgtttacaAGGgtttgtttttaaccgttatcatttttaattatttaaaaaaaattgttttagcttgttctagcagctgctgaaatgctattttttcagcagctgctgaaaaatagcattctaGTAGCTGTGCACTGCACAAATTCAAtccagcatcaaaatattacaccccgtgatcaattaaacccagtttaaaaacagtaaaaacaggatgatcaaaagccaatacacaactttctcaaaaaaataaaagaaaccaATACACAACGActctatatatacacatatacataaagcatgagcaaactatttaGACTCCGCAAATAAAACAACATAATTGGCCCACATATATATTCCTCAACTGGATGATGTACTCTGGCGAATAGTCTGGgactttgttgagtattagtgaaactacaattcaaaatatacataatcaaaatagacagaatacatggaagtatatagaattgaactcaatttacgtctgaaatagtttttaaatcacactaacccgtatcgaaATGGTAGAATAATTtccgttgataacctcccacatggactgacaagcgtaaaaggcgcattgtttgtcgtctggtgctttaggactctattatataaatcacatacgaattagctgaattagataatcaacctctcgcataaaatAAATTTAATGTTACGAGTatttattaagaatacacttaccaatggcgtgataaaattgggaacgatgttgctttcatatttcccaagtggacataatctttttttgcttcaaaaacattaattcataaatatacacacatgccattattatttgcatatatatggctcaagtcatacaataacaaatgacattattgaaggttgtaaagttaataattcataaatatacacacatgccactACTTTTAATAagtttcataagtaaaaaacgtgtatgatatgaataattataaactagcagctattacctttttcggtgttgagaataacgtctgatcatcaactacctccacctcatctagtgtcacggccttcctggcttccCCTTCAAATGCCtaatatcgatcctcggctcccatctcagtctcctttgccatttccttctcccttgccatgtcctacacagcttccttctgtacattaacacttgtccatataacacatACTGATTTACCAAATCATATAACACgttgtatataagacataaatattattacctcttttcctcctcctcctcctcctcctcctctacttcctttatgacttcttgaaccatatccaactcttcttCTGATGGCTTTTCTCCAGTTTCCACCATTCTCAGCATCAACCTGGCCATTTTATGTagttgtgtagtagaaattaatgtcagcatatatagttataaattatgtaatcaaatacaatatttatatgaTTACCTTCTTAgaatcatcaccactcatcatcCTTCGAGAAGTTTTCCCTAAATACTTAGGGATACCAACACGCGCCGATATctctctcacacgacctggatactcagctttgccgattgcccaagcaagaatgtcatcacgtccttgaggcttccattttccttcctctacctccttctcacagatcctctacatacacaaaaaaccattaagcaactaaattttatttaaactcacaattatataactccgaccaccagtggtaggagtgacatattaagtcaaacttataattttctctttgatgaccttatcatattcagtttccctcttttcattcttaggagtgtgaccttccacccaagcgtcgtgacgactgtattttccaagctttgcctacaattcattcatcacattgatatcctctcaaaatatgtatgattactatgaacatatataacatctgaataaaacacctaatagtctaatactataagaattatgtacttacatgtttcgtcttaatcaatctataaccacctcgggagccgtaaaagacggtcttttctttgaaatgtttgccttgttgttcctctcactcatatcCTTCATCAAATAAGTTGTAtcgagaaacgtaagcatgaccaaatactaaactaagtatacttctttacttattaaattactttaaacttgtcagactgcctataagtgatatagctatcccaatggtcctgactAACATACTGATATTTCTTTGTTAATGGTTTTTTGTTCATCTCCcaggtttccttgttgaacaaatGGTTCTCAgtaatctttaacttccaagaactgagggcttcccctgtttttttttaaggtacttattatacttttcggggacaacgtaagctaactacatataagatgagcATGGTTGgtttgtttcggctaatacacatatcaagtagtaacttaatttcatctaaagcatttattattgtatatatataacTTTTATTctatttattagcatggtgttccatattttactcagttcactgatacgcggcgtaccgagaggcacatattgtcttacataacaaccaatccaactcgcaaaatactcggcattctcaccatatggcaaCCCTTATATTTATCCCATTATAAAGGATTAgctatctttgaatttattgcttctagggaaactcTGTGGTTCATTCGACCCGCGGTGtattgcaaattattctcatcacccgaGTCGTCTCTTGACGcatttccatcatttctttttcgcttttcgaccatatctaaagcagaagttaaaaaacaaataataacaatgcatacttataataacaaacaaatctctagagaggagggtttattacttctttaaagaggagaatccgggttGATCTGGCGGCGGTAATGGCGATGACGATGATGACTGCGAAagcgatggggtaggctggtggttgaggggtaACTCAGTATTTGAGGAAATTATGAGGGGAGGgaaagctcagagtatatatgtgtgaataattcaacgcttgcaagaccttgtttaatggaaaataataaacacggtataagaaaaatcgttgtattttgtttccacacagacaacggttttgtttaaaaccgtaattgattagtattaTCTACAACGGTTTAGAAATAACCGTTATCTTAAAgctttaccgccaagaaataaagcatcatttttatatagataacaacggcctAAACCGTTTTAACTGTATACGTCCtaaacaacggtttaggtataaccgttgtattttatatttcattattttgattttaccgccaagaaataaagcatcattgttGAGATATGTATTTTACACCTTTGACTTGAACAATGGtacgatttttccctaacccACTGCAACAACAGAAaaagtttacaacagcagtttgatatatgtcatctaattacaatatgtttctcagaaaatcttgcttatttccattaatttaaaggattacaagtttacacataaagagtacaaactaccaccatatataataaactaggtaaataacaaatagaagaagaaatttgataattaacttaagccatgcctcattatttttgagttctacgatatccatggttaacttcttgcattcttcttttgccttcaatatttcattgtcatttccccgcttcgcttcttcaagttgatgtagtatacttctcacttgagtaatctcgatatccatgctctttttctcattcactaacctgtttataaccttcctctgccactcagtcattggttcatcaatccacttgaagtaattgcatccacgcatttttATCTCGGGATTATAaaatttgcaagtaagaaactttcttcccggattttgtAAAGTCCAAGAAGTCTGCAATGCTGCCATAACTGAGAAATTACATGTGCCTGTTGAAATTGAAGgagaagaagagctaccacttgacataatttgagtaataagagtaaagaaagaaagaaagaaagaatgaatgaatgaatgaatgaaacaaggttatttaaaatctatgttattcagcaattgcataatctaacatggttcttatacgaaccgttgtaattatattattaatatcttccaatttccatttatttttagaggtgtttatattctaacacggttCTCATAAAAACCGTTGTCATTATATTATAAACTCATTACtaaagttatttaaaatctatgttaataaaCATTTGCATGTAATTaagagtagaactatatattaaaatgAGTATTCATACAAtggcaaaaacaagaaaaaaaaaacagtacaacaagggaaaaaaaggaaacacaataaataaataaataaataaaaccacaaaaacaaacagcttgctaagtaaattaattaaacatcCTGACGGGAGTTTGACTAGGGGTGGGTATTcaggataaacttgattataaatcaagcttactacatCGCCATCAATACGGTGATCAAATGACGCACTTCTTTGTCTTCCCATGATTTTGGTACAGTAATAAAACTGTACCAAAAAAaaccttctcatcagatgagcgtcctcagTAGTGGCAACCCAAAAGTAAGGCCCAGCGGAAAGTTGCATTTTGTaagagaaaagaaagaaggatgagagagaattttagagagagagaaCCTCTAAAAATCTAATTAGGGATCTTAATTACTGCAATGGCAAAAAATAAGAACCCTAAATACGATAATCCTAAATCAATTTATAATAGTAAACACCAactaataataatacaaatattaattcaaaaaacccaaaaaattttGTTGACTCATCAGTTGCAAGCACGAGTAAAGGCAAATCAAAATCACTGCATACTGCTCGTAAAATCAATCTTAGTTTCACACCACTTAATTCGTCGGAGTTGGATGTGATTCTGGAGGATAGCAAACAGGAGGAGAAGGAAGCGCCTGGATATGCTACTGAACGGCAGGAACCGAGTCTCAGGCTAACAACGCAGATGTTGAAGGTGAGATTAACTATTGGTCCTCGGCTTTTTACTGCTACATCCTAGGTGCGAATCCACCATGTAGTGTGATTACTAGTTATGTCAAAAGAGTATGGGGATCATATGGTATTGATCGAATTTCTTTCTTACCTAACGGAATTTTTCTGGCACggtttaaatcaaaagaaaaacaaatagaagTGGTTAATAATGGTCAtctaatttttaataataaaccAGTCATCGTTAAAGAGTGGAGTCCAGATTCCGAGTTAATTAAACATGATGTGAAATTAATTCCAATTTGGATGAAACTGTATGGTCTGGATATCAAATTTTGGGGGAATGATTGTCTTAGGAAGATAAGTGGTTTAGTAGGAAAGATGTTGATATGTGATGATGCCACAAGTCATAGAGCATTCCTTGGTTATGACAGAATCTTGGTAGAGATACAAATAGGACAACAGTTCTCTTCAGTGCTTGAATTTGTGGACGAGTTAGGGAAGATTTATAGGGTATCTGTTGTGTATGATTGGTTACCTTTGTCAAGTGATAAATGTAAAGGGATGGAGCACACTGCTACAAAGTGTAGGAAGGTTGAAGGAGCTCCTAAGAGGGTATGGAAACCGAAGGTGAAGCCACATGGTCCTGTCACAAAAGTAACTACCCCTAATTCTAAACCTATTCCTAAACCAGTCTCTCTAGTTGTGTTATCCACTCCTGTGATTCAAGTGACATCCCCAAGGGTTCAGACTCCTTAAGTTGTCCCTTCTATAGTTGGAGACTCTCCTGATGCGGGTTTAAAACAAGTTGAGGGGGGCATTCCTTCCCAAGGAGGTTCATCAGTAAGATGCTGATACATGATAATGGGGATCCTAGGTTATTTACTCATAGAGGGATCACGTTTATGGATGCTTTAAGCTTGTCAATTCAAAAGGCAAGAAATGGGAGTAGAAAATTGTTAACTCCTGATGTTCCCACTGATAATGGGTAATATGGGTTTTTGAAATGTTCGTGATCTGAATAACCTTATAAAACAAAGAGAAATAAGGTGGTTCTTGCACCAAAGTCATATTGAGTTATTTGGTTTATTAGAGACTAAAATAAGAGGTAGTAGCTGGATTAATGTTAGGAATAATATATGTGAGGATTGGTCAATCTGCACAAATAGTAGTTCTAATAAAGGTGGGAGAGTGTGGCTCTTATGGGATCCACAGTTATATCAGGTGCATATTTTGTGTATTACAGCTCAATGTATTCACTCAAAAAATTTTGATAAAGCAAAGAAGATAGTCTTTTGGCAAACCATGATATATGGGTCCAATAAGATTCAGGAGAGGGAACATTTATGGCAGACTTTAAGGGATTATTCTTCTTTGGTTGATGGCCCATGGGTGGTGTGTGGGGATTTTAATAGTATTACTGAAACAACGGATAAAATTGGAGGAGCTGATATGACATGGGCTGAGATGGCTCCCATGAGAAATATGATTGCAGATTGTCATCTGCAAGAAATGAAAACTTCAGGATCTTATTACACCTGGAATAACAAGCATGAAGATGAGACAAAGGTTTATAGCGGAATTGACAGGGTTCTGATGAATGAACAGTGGTTCCAAATTTTCCTGAGGTTGTGGCTAATTTCCTACCTGAAGGATTATATGACCATTGTCCATGTTTAATCAATACTGCTGAGACTATTTGGAAGAAAAAAGTTGCTTTcaaatacttcaatatgtgggcGCTTTCTGATGATTTTGATGTTACTGTGAACAATAGTTGGAAAGAGGAGATAAGGGGTATACCAATGTTTAGAGTAGTGAAGAAATTGAAGAGACTGAAAACTGAATTCCACAAATTGAATACAGACCACTTCAGTGATATTGAAAATCTCACTCATGTTACTGTATTGGCCTTCAAGCATTTTCAGCAGCAACTTATCCAGGAACCTTTGAATGATATTGTTTGCAGAGCTGAAAGAGAATGTGCAAAGGATCTGAGTAATTTGAATAAGGCTATAAATAGCTACCTAGCTAAGCAAAACAAATGTGGATCAGAGATGGGGATGATAATACCGCTTTCTTCCATTCTAGTATTAACAGAAGGAGAATGAAGAATAGGTTTTACAATGTCAATGATATGGAATGGAAGTTGTGCTCAAAACCTGAGGATATAAAAGAGGCCTTTAAGAACTACTACAAGAGTTTATTGGGTACATCTAAACATGTAAAGCATGTTTATAAAAAGGTTGTGAAGACAGGGAAGGTGTTGACCGAGGCACATAAGGAGCTGTTAATCAAACATGCGTCAGATGATGAGATTAAAAGAGCCTTGTTTTCCATTCCTGATGACAGGGCACCAGGACCTGATGGGTTCAATAGTCAGTTTTTTAAATATTCTTGGCAAATAGTGGGAATTGATGTTAGGAATGCTTTCACTACTGGGAAGGTGCCGAAAGAATAAAACACTACTATCTTAACACTTATTCCAAAAACTGATTTGTCTGATAGTGTATTGCAGTTCAGACCCATTGCATGTTGcaatataatttataaatgtcTGACAAAGGTGTTGTGTACTAGACTATGCTCTATTTTACCTGATATTATTAATCCATCCTAGGGAGCTTTTGTTAAAGACGGAGATATTGTGGGTAACATCCTAATTTGCCAAGATCTTATAAAGCTATATAAGACAAGGTCTGTTCACCAAGACTTATGGTGAAAATAGACTTGCAGAAGGCTTATGACTCCATTGAATGGAGTTTTCTCCAGGAAATATTGAGTGCCTTAAACTTTCCATCTAGCAGCATTGATCTCATAATGCAATGTGTGTCAACTCCCACTTTCTCCTTGGATTTGAATGGAGAAGTATTTGGTTTTTTCAAAGCTCAAAGAGGGTTAAGATAGGGGGATCCTCTATCCCCCCTCTACTCTTTACCATTTGCCGTAAGTATCTTAGCAGATTGTTGGGGATCCTTGATAGGTTTCAAGGGTTCAAATATCACCCTTTATGTTCCAAAATCAAGCTCACTCATTTATGTTTTGCTGACGACCTACTAATATTTAGCAGAGGAGATGTACACTCTATTAGGCTCATGCTGAGAGCTTTTGAGACTTTCTTTATCTCTTCTGGACATCTATATTAATGGGATGAGTGAGGAAATTATGAGATGTATTGAAGAGGCCTCTAGAACTAAAAGAGGGGGGATCCCTTTTAGATATTTAGGGGTCAAAATTGCACCAAAAAGACTGGATATTCTGGACTGCCAATGCGTGGTGGACAAGGTAACTGAAAGAATTACCAGGTTAGAAGCCAAACATCTTTCCTATGTTGGAagaattaatttaataaaatctGTGTTGAGCACCCTCCATAACTACTAGGCACGGATATTCATCCTTCCCAAAACAGTTCTTAACAGAATTGATGCTATATGTAGAGCATTCCTCTGGCATGGTCAGGAGCATAAGGAGACCCCTGCTCTTGTCTCTTGGAAACACATTTGCAAACCCAGGAGGAAAGGTGGCTTGGGTCTTAAGCAGTTGCATCAATGGAATGTAGCTTTACTGGCAAATATGTGTGGTGGATAGAAATAAAACTGATCATCTCTGGGTGAAGTGGGTGCACTACATTTATATAAAGCAATCAAACTGGATAGACTATgaacctgcaattaatacaagttgGGCATGGAGAAgaatgatgcgtgtattttatataaggattTTACCACATTTTTACGCGCATTTCTGCACTTTTTTaagtggcatctagctacaaatacccccgaatagtctactttggttcgtcttgtaTAAATTACAGGTACAGAccggaaagaagataaatcgagcctaaactcgttcCATTTGCATACATTTGTGGAgtacaaggaatcggagcttcgaatctatcactttgaagatgcGTGaactgatttcggaaggtgtcgaaGTGCCTtatgtgctaatatagctcgatcgacctcttttcaGTCGATTGAATGCTTTATCTCTTggagtttcactcgatcgagttatttgcttactcgatcgagaaggctgttataggaagtcctcgatcgaatggtttttccactcgatcgagaggaattgttgcttagttactcgatcgagtggtttatttccactcgatcgagaggtttgttcagtaattatgtttttccgcctattttcgtatgggcttttgtaattacgctattggattaggtttaggaagagaTTTCCTGTGCTACTTTACTGAGTAGACTGCGTGactcttcttctctcttcctcaCTTCTTCTACTTCTTCTCTTTCCCTTACTCTCTTTTCTACTCTAGACTACTCGGATTCGGAACTTGTAATCGGTACTATACTTCCTTTtaattcttaatcttaatctattTTGCTGCCAttacttcttctcttttcttATTTTGCGATTGCTTTATTTGAATTTCTATTgtttattattatcatgtttaatttctaTTATCTACGCATTATTGTTGTTGATCTAATGATGATacatagctaattccctttgctaagactagggaatccatgattatgaaggaacaGTAATCAatttattaggtttaatgcttgtgtagtctttgttgttaatcgttgCAATTAATTGTttctgcctaattgagtcgacacaattagtcATTTAATCGTAGGAAatcttgacctggaccggaaggttggaaagggtgagactcgtagcgaacattagggcaccgtagtgagggcggaagctaagctatttgtgctttagggcgaattgagaccggaaggagatattcactgccccatagaccatacttgcattgacctgagacctagattgcttgactgaataatcatggtgaaccgactgtcttagccgctttctccttatttgcttaatctttattctcttgcctttttctcttccttaacctctttagtttagaacaaacaaattcaaacccccaaattggttaccgtgacggacttagtaaagttgacattttcccatctccctgtggagatcgacccgacttctctagctatattagttagagccagttggttattttttataggtatacgactagcctgtcaaattttggcgccgttgccggggaggtggcgcaattttgttgctttatttaagtttgtctttcgtctcaaggaatttattccttgagactgatctcattatTTGGAAAGTTTTTGATTAGCTTTGCAGGCtatctgttctagaagagaacattgtcgtacATGCTCCACTTTGTAAACTCTATCTGCCAGGATGCCTAaaatagccagccattcagagccaaTGGTAGATTCCCTcccaaaaggtttcctattacccactacCGACTCAGgtacctttggaatccacccatcttatatacagctggtggagagaaatctctttagggggtgACTGGAGAAGATACGTGCAATCACATAGAGTTGTTAACAGAGTATTGttccaccattcctcttgctgctgagGTGACACAGGACAgagtgaagggagttctctttcccttctctttagctgatgatgcccgggaatggttgagg
It includes:
- the LOC141590446 gene encoding uncharacterized protein LOC141590446 produces the protein MIYGSNKIQEREHLWQTLRDYSSLVDGPWVVCGDFNSITETTDKIGGADMTWAEMAPMRNMIADCHLQEMKTSGSYYTWNNKHEDETKVYSGIDRKKVAFKYFNMWALSDDFDVTVNNSWKEEIRGIPMFRVVKKLKRLKTEFHKLNTDHFSDIENLTHVTVLAFKHFQQQLIQEPLNDIVCRAERECAKDLSNLNKAINSYLAKQNKCGSEMGMIIPLSSILVLTEGE